The genomic segment CCTCGTCCGGCCACGTACCACACTTTCCCTGATCCTGCCCATGTTGTGCTGCTGCGCTCTCAGCTCCTCAGCTGGTACgacagggagcagagagagctgcCATGGAGGactctggtaaaaaaaaaataaatgtttcactgGTTTTGTTCAACCAGAGTCACAACCCTTTTATGATTATGAAAATACAGAAGTATGTTGCTCAGCCTCTGATTACACAGCATTAGAGGATGTAAAACTAATGCTTACAAATACCATGAAGTAATATAACCGTCTCTTACAGGCTGTGACAGAACCAGACCTCAACATCAGGACATATGCAggtatgaaaatattttctttacaaatgTAGATATTTTTAACTGCTGCTGAAGCCATTTGCAAatcagtttcctcttttttttatctcccaGTGTTGGTTTCAGAAATCATGCTGCAACAGACTCAAGTTGCCACGGTAATAGACTACTACAACAGATGGATGAAGGTAGGTGTCTGTGAGCGATTAAGTACTTTGGATTCCTTATGACTTGTAAAATCTGGTCAGTACACTGTGCTGCCTTATGTGTAATTTGTACTCTCCCTTCATTGTGTTCCAGCGGTGGCCCACAGTGGAGGCTCTTGCAGCTGCTACACTTGAGGTGGTTGCTAACGGAAGCAGAGGAAGCTATGGTGACTTAAAAATATCACTGTTTTCAATTTGAATTTactgatttcattcatttgtaggAGGTGAACCAGATGTGGGCGGGGCTTGGCTATTATTCCCGAGGGAAAAGACTGCATGAGGGAGCtcagaaggtgtgtgtgtgtgtgtgtgtgtgtgtgtgtgtgtgtgtgtgtgtgtgtgtgtgtgtgtgtgtgtgtgtgtgtgtgtgttgcccttTATAATTGGTATGATTTAAAGGAAAGGATTAGAGGTTGTGTGTTAATAGTgttactgttttctttcaggTCGTGACAGAGCTGAAGGGACAGATGCCTCGGACGGTCGACAGCCTGCTCAAACAGTTACCTGGTGTTGGACGctacactgctgcagctgtaggCTCTATTGCACTGGGCCAGGTTGGtcatgagacacacacacacacacacacacacacacacacacacacacacactccttctgATATATACATCTGCACCAGAGCTGTACACGTTTTTAGGAGCTAGAGTAAATCATCCCTCGTTGCCTAGGTTACCGGAGCCGTGGATGGCAATGTGATTCGGGTGCTGTGTCGCCTGCGGGCCATCGGAGCTGACAGCACAAGCCCTGCAGTGACAGAGGCACTTTGGTGAGTTTAAACTCCAAACTGAACTACACCTCAACAAAGCTGAATTTGAACTTTTAACCAGTCCTTACTTTGACATCTGTGAACGCTGCTGTGATGTTGTTCTTCTTTCCTCCTGGGGTTTTGATGTGTCGGTTAGGTGCCTACAAACTCAAACATACCTCTCTACTGGTCAGCTATGGACTGTACACACAGCTGTTATTGGCTCCCATAAACATAAACTAGTggtgctctgctctgtgtgcagcTCTGCACAGGATGATTCCTGCATGTTGCCGATTGTTTAAAATGAGATCTAAACATTTGATCAGTGAGCTGAGATTTTATGTACTCAAAGgtattaaaatgtctgttttaaaaagcagcttttaaTATTACCATAGCTTTAAAAACAGAGGTATTCTGTACTGAAGTCAGTTGGTCTTATTAAAGAAGTTTTGAAGTTTCAACAGACACTACAAATAATATCTTGAAACACACTCATTTTGGAGTGATTAACTGCTGTGATTCTagttttttaatgtgtcttctctctgttgTATTTCAGGGGTCTAGCCAATACACTGGTGGACCCAGAGAGACCCGGGGACTTTAACCAGGCCATGATGGAGCTGGGAGCGCGGGTCTGCACCCCTAAAGGACCACTGTGTAGTCAGTGTCCTGTACAGTCTCACTGCCACTCTTATCGCAAGGTAAAGACTAACACAAGTGCTGACCATTGCTGAGAAGAAGTTGCCTTGCGTTGTAAACACAGAAGGAGCCAGTGCTAACAGAGATCCTTAGTGTCTCGGATCATAGTAAGGTCTGTGTCTGAATGTGCAGGTCCACGACAAACGAGAGCAAAACTCCAAGAAGCTTTTGGGGAAACTGGAGAGAAAGACTTCAGCCCTGCCTGATATAGAAGACTGTGGTGAGTCGTCCCCCCCCCCGACCTCTCAGACCTTTCACGTAGTCTTCATACTAAATTACTTAAagacttttctcctctctgtcagcagCCAGTGGGACGTGTCTGCTGTGTCCCTCGGAGCCCTGGGACGACGAGCTGGGCGTTCAGAATTTCCCAAGAAAGCCGGCGAAGAAGCCGCCCCGAGTGGAGCGAACTCTGACCTGTGTGGTGGTCAGacctggagaggagggagaagacgAGTACCTGCTCACACAGAGGCCAAACAAAGGTCAGTGCCCGCAGCGTTTTGTTCTCACGTCCCTATTTGTaccactgaaaaagaaaagtgtgtggCGTCTGTGTCGACTTTTTCattctgcagctttaatttaattttcctCAGTGTTGATTTTAGCAGGGATTTTTGTTTTAGGACAGCTTTAAAAAGAACTTTTACAAAAAAGCGACTGaaagtacaaaataaatgtaaattttacattaaatctgtcAACAATAGAAATGAATTAAGTAACATTTAATGTACAATTGGACAACCctatttgttaaatgtttttgtttgttgttttgtcatcGTCAGGTTTGTTGGCGGGCTTGTGGGAGTTTCCGAgtgtcctgctggaggaggagagctctGAGATGAAACAGAAGAGGGCGCTGTGTGCTGAGATCAGCGGGACACTGGGAACTCACCTGACTGAGAGCCTCTTCCAGTCTGTCGGAGAGGTGAGTGACAGTAAGTGCATTCGAGATCAACTGCGCCTGACTTGATGGTGAAACGTGAACTGCCACTGACTGCTGGGAAACGACTGCAGTCAAGTCAGAAACAGACTACCCGCAGCGTGACTGAGCGATGGTGTTTGACTTTTCCCAGTTTTTCTCACAATTCATTAAATATATCGACCTCATTGTGGAAAACCTGCACATGACTGTTCCCGTCAACATGTCAAACTGTTTTgtaaacctacacacacacactgtttactcaaCCAAAGATATGTTGTTCTAAACATTTAAGGCCAGAAAAGTGTGAAGAAGAAAACTAAAAGTATAAAACATCCAGGgcgatgtgttcaggtgtatcCAGTGTAATCTGGAAAGAAATCTGTTTCATTAAGACCCATATACTTGAGAATAAAAACCATGGGCTACCACAGTGCCAGGAGAGTGAAAAGAGGTGAAATATGAAGGATAAAAAATGTGATCTAAGGACTTTACTTCTTCTACAATAACAAACTGAACTAAAGCGATGAACAGCTTCAATCTGGAAAGTAAAACTGTAGTGTTGGTGCACAGATGTAAAAGGAGATCAGATTACTTAGATCAACTTAGATTGCTTAGAATAAAAACGTGCTACACGTCATTGGGACACCTAGTGACACCATGCTGCTGTCAGGCTGGATAAACCCTTTCTGTAGACATGTGACACTGATCGGTCGCTGCTGTTTGCAGGTGGTTCACATCTTCTCCCACATCCACCAGACTTATGTGGTTCACAGTATGCGTCTGAAGGACGGTGACATACAAGCGCAGAGTGAAAACGCACAGTGGCTCAGCAGATCTGCTCTGCAGGAAGCTGCTGTGTCCACAGGAGTGAAAaaggtttgtgttgtgtttccagagcttgtgtgtgttgaatCCCTGCTGTGTGATTGAGGTTAGCAGTACCTGCAGCACTAGAAGAGGACTTGAttatcacaaacagaaaacatggttTTACAGCAGCAGTCTACTCGCTCTAAATGTACTGTACTCACCAGAGGAACAGACACTTCttggggttaaaaaaaagaaaaaagattaactaaaaataaaaagtaatgtgAAATATAAAGAGCAGCAAGTTTGTGACATGTAACATTTGTTGTTAGTTTTCTTATCACATTACAGGATTTTGCAGGTTTTAAGTTCAGATTCTCCTTAATGTCACGCTGCTGTTTAGAGCTGATGTGGCGACGGTTTTTAAACTGCGAAATGAAAAAGGCATCGTCTGGTTACTGTGACgattaaacacagttttagTGAGTGTGAAGCAGCTAGACGTTGAGCTTGTTTCAGACAGATGTGAAAGAAAGCAGCGGTGACTGAGTGAGTGTCCACGTATGTTCACGGGATCAACATGTCAACTCTCCTGCAGATTTTGAAGCTTTATGATTCTGCGGACAGTCAAAAAGAACAGCTCTCTAAGGTGAGTGTTTCTACATATCCCTTACAAAAATTCACCTCACTTCATAGTCCTGTGCCAATAACAGATGACACACGTGTCGCTTATTTTTTCTCGTCTCATTCAGGATGGAAAGAAGCGAAACATCGCCGACAAGAAACTACAGACctcaaaaaaacccaaactggGTGCAGCGAGCAGCGGAGGCAGGCAGCTCTCCCTCAGCTCCTTCTTCAAGACAGTCAAACAGGAATCTTGATGGAATTATGTGTGAGAATCCCACATGGTGCCTCTCCATGTGCATGAGCACCCTGTGTCCACATTAAGGTATTCTGTTGGTGCCGTGGTCCCATCACTTGGACTTAATACAAAATGccatttaattgtttttaagCAACCAGTTTTTAAAttgatatgaaatgaaaaaaaaatcaatacattgCTCATGTGATATTCCTGTAAGACTTGTAGTGTGCTCTGATTTTTAATGACCTCATGGCAGATAATGTTTTTATCGCTGTATTACGACTTTTGGACTTTTGCTATTTCATCTATGCGATATCATaaaattaacaataaaacaaacaacaataaaactgtaattttaacagtgaaaacaagagTGTAATTTTGGATAACAGAACCCAGTTCAGACACAGACTCAAGACGAACATGATGGTCATGATGATGGTCAGAGATTTATTATCTATATTTTAGCTATTTTTTGtattataaaaatgttatgttaaaatTAAACAAGTTTTCTTGTGATACATTTAGTATGTCATTAACTTTCAGAGGtcattaaaacaataaagagatCCAGTTAAGGCCTGAAGAGAATATATTGTAGCTCAAATCAgaaaaactgaca from the Lates calcarifer isolate ASB-BC8 linkage group LG17, TLL_Latcal_v3, whole genome shotgun sequence genome contains:
- the mutyh gene encoding adenine DNA glycosylase gives rise to the protein MTSYLRPLFPCSGLVEQRVSRPEQVNEPDRRWWKLQNQSATGQREQRKKRKPRTQPRPATYHTFPDPAHVVLLRSQLLSWYDREQRELPWRTLAVTEPDLNIRTYAVLVSEIMLQQTQVATVIDYYNRWMKRWPTVEALAAATLEEVNQMWAGLGYYSRGKRLHEGAQKVVTELKGQMPRTVDSLLKQLPGVGRYTAAAVGSIALGQVTGAVDGNVIRVLCRLRAIGADSTSPAVTEALWGLANTLVDPERPGDFNQAMMELGARVCTPKGPLCSQCPVQSHCHSYRKVHDKREQNSKKLLGKLERKTSALPDIEDCAASGTCLLCPSEPWDDELGVQNFPRKPAKKPPRVERTLTCVVVRPGEEGEDEYLLTQRPNKGLLAGLWEFPSVLLEEESSEMKQKRALCAEISGTLGTHLTESLFQSVGEVVHIFSHIHQTYVVHSMRLKDGDIQAQSENAQWLSRSALQEAAVSTGVKKILKLYDSADSQKEQLSKDGKKRNIADKKLQTSKKPKLGAASSGGRQLSLSSFFKTVKQES